CCTCGTCACCGCCGGCGGTGGCAACTTGCGGGCCAGGTCGGCGGCCTTGTCGGCGTGGGCTGAGTCGTCCACGGCGAGGAGGATCGTTCCAAACATGGCTTCCTCCCTTGCTGCGTCCCTGTCGCGAGTATCCGAGTATGTACTTGAACGGGAGGGTAGTACCAATGCAGGCATGTGCCCACCATTGCCCAGGCGATCCCCACTCTGGCCAGCCTGTGCGGTGACCTGGCGGGTCGGCCGCAGGTCTTGCATGTGGGGACCCTAAGCACGAGCTGGGGCTTACCGGCAGGTTGGACGACCGCCCGGACGGCGGGCAGGGTGTTCGCTGCTGCGCCTTCGCCTGGCCGGCTCCCCCGCCGCAGCAGCGCGTTGCCGCCCAAAGGCCACCACGACCCGCACGTGCCCACCTCCTCGCCGGCCACACCCCCCACCGTGCGACCGGTCAGGTCGTCCCGCCGGGATCGGCCCAGCGCACCTCGACCACGCCGGGAACCGCGCGGGCCAGGGCTCCCAGGAAGCCACGGGCCGGTCCGTCGGGCACGCCGGTGAAGGTCACCACCCGTCGCGCACCTCGACGCCGAGGCGCCGCAGGACCTCGGCCTCTTCCTCCAGCCGGTGGGTGATCTCGGCATGGATCCCGTCGTCGCTTCGCGCGATCACCCGCAGCAGGTCCCGCCGGCTGATCATGCCGACCACCCGGTCGCCGACGACCACCGGGACCGACTTGAGGTTGTGCCGCAGCAGCAGCCGGGCCGCCTGCGACGCGTCGGCGTCCCGCGACACCGTGAACACGCTGCGCGTCATCACCTCGCGGACCGTCCGCGGCAGCGGGCGCTGCTCCGCCTGCCGGCCGGCGAACCGCTGGTCGGAGCCGGCCTCCAGGGCGATGAGATCGGCCTCG
This genomic interval from Actinomycetes bacterium contains the following:
- a CDS encoding CBS domain-containing protein, which produces DLMTTPVVTLKPDAHLKDVAGILVRRGTNAAPVVENGRLVGIVSEADLIALEAGSDQRFAGRQAEQRPLPRTVREVMTRSVFTVSRDADASQAARLLLRHNLKSVPVVVGDRVVGMISRRDLLRVIARSDDGIHAEITHRLEEEAEVLRRLGVEVRDGW